In the genome of Photobacterium sp. TY1-4, one region contains:
- a CDS encoding amino acid aminotransferase — protein MFEKITAAPADPILGLTEEFKNDPRSEKINLGVGIYKNESGNTPVLSTVKKAEAILLEKETTKSYLSIPGTAEYGLAVQQLLFGADAAIISSKRAKTAQAPGGTGALRVAAEFIKRQLGDVKVWISNPTWANHNGVFTAAGLATAQYSYYNAETKDMDFDAALADLATAAPGDVVLLHGCCHNPTGIDPDAAQWQKLAELCVEKQLLPMFDFAYQGFAKGVEEDAQGLRIFAEQCKELLVASSFSKNFGLYNERVGAFTLVADTAEQAETAFSQVKAIARVIYSNPPAHGAAVVTEILNDDALRAEWEQEVADMRDRIQEMRTLFVQTLKDLGVEADFSFIERQNGMFSFSGLNKAQVQRLKDEFGIYIVGSGRISVAGMTKANMQPLCAGIAAVL, from the coding sequence ATGTTTGAAAAGATCACTGCTGCCCCTGCCGACCCGATTCTTGGCCTCACTGAAGAGTTTAAAAACGATCCCCGCTCAGAGAAAATCAACCTGGGTGTCGGGATTTACAAGAATGAGTCCGGCAACACGCCAGTCCTGAGCACGGTGAAGAAAGCCGAAGCCATTTTGCTGGAAAAAGAGACCACCAAATCTTACCTGAGCATTCCGGGCACCGCTGAGTACGGTCTTGCAGTTCAACAACTGCTGTTCGGTGCAGATGCAGCGATCATTTCATCCAAGCGCGCCAAAACCGCTCAGGCGCCGGGTGGTACCGGTGCCCTTCGTGTGGCCGCCGAATTCATCAAGCGCCAGCTGGGTGACGTGAAAGTGTGGATCAGCAACCCAACCTGGGCGAACCACAACGGCGTCTTCACTGCAGCCGGTCTGGCAACAGCCCAGTACAGCTACTACAACGCAGAAACCAAAGACATGGATTTCGATGCGGCTCTGGCCGATCTGGCGACTGCTGCGCCGGGCGACGTTGTCCTGCTGCACGGCTGCTGCCACAACCCAACCGGGATCGACCCGGATGCCGCGCAATGGCAAAAACTGGCCGAGCTGTGCGTTGAAAAACAACTGCTGCCAATGTTTGACTTTGCCTACCAGGGCTTTGCCAAGGGCGTAGAAGAAGATGCCCAGGGCCTGCGCATTTTCGCCGAACAATGTAAAGAATTGCTGGTTGCCAGCTCATTCTCAAAAAACTTCGGCCTTTACAACGAGCGGGTCGGTGCCTTCACCCTGGTTGCAGATACCGCAGAGCAGGCAGAAACCGCCTTCAGCCAAGTGAAAGCGATTGCCCGAGTGATCTACTCCAACCCACCAGCGCACGGTGCCGCCGTGGTAACCGAAATTCTGAACGATGACGCCCTTCGTGCGGAGTGGGAGCAGGAAGTGGCCGATATGCGCGATCGCATCCAGGAAATGCGGACCCTGTTTGTTCAGACCCTGAAAGATCTGGGTGTCGAAGCGGACTTCAGCTTCATTGAGCGCCAGAACGGCATGTTCTCGTTCTCTGGCCTGAATAAAGCCCAGGTCCAGCGCCTGAAAGATGAGTTCGGGATTTATATCGTTGGCTCAGGCCGGATCAGTGTTGCCGGGATGACCAAAGCCAACATGCAGCCGCTGTGTGCCGGAATTGCCGCAGTCCTGTAA
- the asnS gene encoding asparagine--tRNA ligase, with protein MTYAPVTDVLSGKLAVDTEVTVRGWIRSRRDSKAGISFLAIYDGSCFDPIQAVVPNELNNYQDEVLKLTTGCSVEVTGKIVASPAKGQDFELAATEVKVVGWVEDADTYPMAKTRHSIEYLREVAHLRPRTNVIGAVARVRNCLSQAIHRFYHEQGYFWMSAPLITASDCEGAGEMFRVSTLDMANLPRTDKGDVDYNEDFFGKETFLTVSGQLNAEAYACALSKVYTFGPTFRAENSNTSRHLAEFWMVEPEVAFADLDDVAKLAEDMLKYVFKAVLEERRDDLEFFAQRIDKEAITRLEQFVDSDFAQVDYTDAIQILKDSGRDFEFDVEWGIDMSSEHERYLAEEHFKAPVIVKNYPKDIKAFYMRMNDDGKTVAAMDVLAPGIGEIIGGSQREERLDILDERMRAMDIDPEHMNWYRDLRRYGTVPHAGFGLGFERLVSYVTGMGNVRDVIPFPRTPRSANF; from the coding sequence ATGACTTACGCGCCTGTAACAGACGTACTAAGCGGAAAGCTGGCAGTAGACACTGAAGTCACTGTCCGCGGTTGGATCCGCTCACGTCGTGATTCCAAAGCCGGAATCTCTTTCCTTGCCATTTATGACGGCTCTTGTTTCGACCCGATTCAGGCCGTGGTCCCTAATGAGTTAAATAATTACCAGGATGAAGTACTGAAGCTGACGACTGGTTGCTCTGTTGAGGTCACTGGTAAAATCGTTGCGTCACCGGCAAAAGGTCAGGACTTTGAGCTGGCTGCAACCGAAGTAAAAGTGGTTGGCTGGGTTGAAGATGCCGATACTTATCCAATGGCAAAAACCCGTCACTCGATTGAGTACCTGCGTGAAGTGGCGCACCTGCGTCCGCGTACCAATGTCATTGGTGCGGTAGCCCGTGTCCGTAACTGCCTGTCTCAGGCAATTCACCGTTTCTACCATGAGCAAGGCTACTTCTGGATGTCTGCGCCGCTGATCACCGCTTCTGACTGTGAAGGTGCCGGTGAGATGTTCCGCGTCTCGACCCTGGACATGGCGAACCTGCCACGCACTGACAAAGGTGACGTGGATTACAACGAAGACTTCTTTGGTAAAGAAACCTTCCTGACTGTATCCGGTCAGCTAAACGCCGAAGCCTATGCCTGCGCCCTGAGCAAGGTTTACACCTTCGGTCCGACGTTCCGTGCTGAAAACTCAAACACCAGCCGCCACCTGGCGGAGTTCTGGATGGTTGAGCCGGAAGTGGCCTTCGCGGATCTGGATGACGTTGCCAAGCTGGCTGAAGACATGCTGAAGTATGTGTTCAAAGCCGTGCTGGAAGAGCGTCGTGACGACCTGGAGTTCTTTGCCCAGCGTATCGACAAAGAAGCCATTACTCGTCTGGAGCAATTCGTGGACTCTGACTTCGCCCAGGTGGACTACACCGATGCGATCCAGATCCTGAAAGACTCCGGCCGTGACTTTGAGTTCGACGTTGAGTGGGGTATCGACATGTCTTCTGAGCATGAGCGCTACCTGGCTGAAGAGCACTTCAAAGCACCGGTCATCGTGAAGAACTACCCGAAAGATATCAAAGCGTTCTACATGCGCATGAACGACGACGGCAAAACCGTTGCGGCGATGGACGTACTGGCACCGGGCATAGGTGAAATTATCGGTGGTTCTCAGCGTGAAGAGCGCCTGGACATCCTGGACGAGCGTATGAGAGCGATGGATATCGATCCGGAGCACATGAACTGGTACCGCGATCTGCGTCGCTACGGCACCGTGCCACACGCCGGGTTCGGTCTGGGCTTCGAGCGTCTGGTCTCTTACGTCACCGGTATGGGCAACGTTCGTGACGTGATCCCATTCCCACGGACGCCACGTTCAGCGAACTTCTGA